The following DNA comes from Alkalispirillum mobile.
CCTTCTGGTGAATTACCCACCCAAGGTTGCTGTTTCCACGCTGGTGAATAGCCTCAAAGGAGTTTCCAGTCGGCTGCTGCGCAAACATAGACCTGACCTTCGGGCGCGATATTTCAAAGGGAAGCTTTGGTCGCCGTCCTATTTCTCGGCCTCTTGTGGTGGCGCACCGATTTCCATCGTGCGTCAGTACATCGAACAGCAGCGAACCCCTGAATAGGCGCCTTATATCCCCGCCCTGAACGGCGGGGCTTTACGGCGCGTTCTGGTAAAGTACGGCCATGGACACGACGGACAGCAACCGGCCCGGCTACCACGGCAATGTATCCCCCGCCGTGATGGAACGTGCCGCTGGCATACGTCT
Coding sequences within:
- the tnpA gene encoding IS200/IS605 family transposase, with the protein product LLVNYPPKVAVSTLVNSLKGVSSRLLRKHRPDLRARYFKGKLWSPSYFSASCGGAPISIVRQYIEQQRTPE